One window of Nocardia sp. NBC_00508 genomic DNA carries:
- the bcp gene encoding thioredoxin-dependent thiol peroxidase: protein MTTNQRLSPGDPAPDFTLPDADGKDVSLADYRGRKVIVYFYPAASTPGCTKQACDFRDNLTDLNGAGIDVVGISPDKPAKLTKFRDAEGLSFPLLSDPDRAVLTAWGAYGEKTMYGKTVVGVIRSTFLVDEQGKIAVAQYNVRATGHVAKLRRDLSV from the coding sequence GTGACCACCAACCAACGACTCTCCCCCGGCGACCCCGCCCCCGACTTCACGCTGCCCGACGCCGACGGCAAAGACGTCTCGCTCGCCGACTACCGGGGCCGCAAGGTGATCGTGTACTTCTACCCCGCCGCGAGCACGCCGGGCTGCACCAAGCAAGCCTGCGATTTCCGCGACAACCTGACCGATCTGAACGGCGCGGGCATCGACGTCGTGGGCATCTCGCCGGACAAACCGGCCAAGCTGACCAAGTTCCGCGACGCCGAAGGGCTGAGCTTCCCGCTGCTGTCGGACCCCGATCGCGCCGTGCTCACCGCGTGGGGCGCGTACGGCGAGAAGACCATGTACGGCAAGACGGTCGTCGGCGTCATCCGCTCCACCTTCCTGGTCGACGAGCAGGGCAAGATCGCCGTGGCGCAGTACAACGTCCGCGCCACCGGCCACGTCGCCAAGCTGCGCCGCGACCTGTCGGTGTAG
- the acpS gene encoding holo-ACP synthase AcpS, translated as MTILGIGLDLVTISEFAEQLERAGTTMLRESFTAGERRYCQSKGTDPARSYAARWAAKEAVLKAWASSRFARRPQIGDNPYPLIEVVNDAWGRPSIKLHGLAAEFLPRVRVHLSLTHDGDTAAAMVVLEDPGELADLIEGRDNVG; from the coding sequence ATGACGATCCTCGGTATCGGCTTGGACTTGGTGACCATCTCCGAGTTCGCCGAACAGCTCGAACGCGCCGGAACCACCATGCTCCGGGAGAGTTTCACCGCGGGCGAGCGACGCTACTGCCAGAGCAAAGGGACCGACCCGGCGCGTAGTTACGCGGCGCGGTGGGCGGCGAAGGAGGCGGTGCTCAAAGCTTGGGCGTCGTCGCGGTTCGCCCGCCGCCCACAGATCGGGGACAACCCGTATCCGCTGATCGAGGTGGTCAACGACGCCTGGGGCAGACCGAGCATCAAACTGCACGGCCTCGCCGCCGAATTCCTGCCCCGGGTAAGGGTTCACCTGTCGTTGACCCACGACGGCGACACCGCGGCCGCGATGGTCGTGCTCGAAGACCCGGGTGAGCTGGCCGATCTCATCGAAGGCCGCGACAACGTCGGCTGA
- a CDS encoding DUF3618 domain-containing protein, with amino-acid sequence MARDTERIERDIEAARTRLASTLDELAVRADPHRIADDTKQIVVAKLNQPKVKYSLIGAAALFVGLVLVKIFR; translated from the coding sequence GTGGCAAGGGATACCGAGCGGATCGAGCGGGATATCGAGGCCGCCCGCACTCGGCTGGCGAGCACGCTCGACGAACTCGCGGTGCGCGCGGATCCGCATCGGATCGCGGACGACACCAAACAGATCGTGGTCGCGAAGCTGAACCAGCCGAAGGTGAAGTACAGCCTGATCGGCGCTGCCGCCCTGTTCGTCGGGCTGGTGCTGGTGAAGATCTTCCGCTGA
- a CDS encoding MarR family winged helix-turn-helix transcriptional regulator yields the protein MVRWLSDDEQETWQAYVRLRQRLDAAISAGLAEDGLSLADYELMVALSAAPGGCLRAKELATGVCWEKSRLSKHLARMDARGLVERRPAEEDARGIIVQLTPEGRTALERAAPNHVELVRRVFIEPMTAAEARALRALADKVVAEVEQATELDT from the coding sequence ATGGTCCGGTGGCTGAGCGACGACGAGCAGGAGACCTGGCAGGCCTATGTGCGGCTGCGCCAGCGTTTGGACGCGGCGATTTCGGCCGGGCTGGCCGAGGACGGCCTGTCCCTGGCGGACTACGAATTGATGGTGGCGCTGTCCGCGGCGCCGGGCGGCTGTCTGCGCGCCAAAGAGCTGGCCACCGGGGTGTGCTGGGAGAAGAGCCGGTTGTCCAAGCATCTGGCCAGGATGGACGCCCGCGGACTGGTCGAGCGCCGGCCCGCCGAGGAGGATGCCCGCGGCATCATCGTGCAGCTGACTCCGGAAGGTCGCACCGCGCTGGAGCGGGCCGCGCCGAACCATGTGGAACTGGTCCGCCGCGTGTTCATCGAGCCGATGACGGCGGCGGAGGCGCGAGCGCTGCGGGCACTCGCGGACAAAGTGGTCGCCGAGGTGGAGCAAGCGACCGAACTAGACACCTGA
- a CDS encoding J-domain-containing protein, protein MTERKPSKLTFESWIEKQIHEATARGEFDNLPGTGKPIPGAGAAHDQDWWLRGYLRRQGVGGDALLPPSLLLRRDIERLPETVRELTAERHVRAAVSELNKRIVEWLRLPEGPFVPIAPVNADEVVAQWRTERDAMRARRAPSSTEASQGRADEVTAHPPRRRWWRRWLGRGNRRRSGV, encoded by the coding sequence ATGACCGAGCGCAAGCCGTCGAAGCTGACCTTCGAGTCGTGGATCGAAAAGCAGATCCACGAGGCGACCGCGCGCGGCGAATTCGACAATCTGCCCGGCACCGGCAAGCCGATCCCCGGCGCGGGTGCCGCCCACGACCAGGATTGGTGGTTGCGCGGGTATCTCCGTCGCCAGGGAGTCGGTGGCGACGCCCTGCTGCCGCCCTCGCTGCTGTTGCGACGCGATATCGAGCGGCTGCCCGAGACCGTCCGGGAACTCACCGCCGAGCGACACGTGCGGGCGGCGGTGAGCGAACTGAACAAGCGCATCGTGGAATGGCTGCGCCTGCCGGAGGGGCCGTTCGTGCCGATCGCGCCCGTGAATGCGGATGAGGTGGTCGCGCAATGGCGGACCGAGCGCGATGCGATGCGGGCACGCCGCGCACCGTCGTCGACGGAGGCATCACAAGGGCGTGCCGATGAGGTCACCGCACATCCGCCCCGACGCCGCTGGTGGCGGCGATGGCTCGGCCGCGGGAATCGCCGCCGGTCAGGTGTCTAG
- a CDS encoding TetR/AcrR family transcriptional regulator — translation MPRRRPTQERSKRKFDALLQASRELLVEVGFESFTCEEVAARAEVPIGTLYQFFANKYVIVCELNRQDLVAVSQELADFHGEIPSLDWLRHMNQFVDHLANLWMTDPSRREVWLAMQSTPSTRATGAIHEKQFAEVVSQMLRPLTPRTPRARRTMMAEVLVHVVYSMLNFSVQDEQSSAEAVAELKRLMVAYLLVAEKESRTGSER, via the coding sequence ATGCCGCGACGCCGGCCGACGCAGGAACGCAGCAAACGCAAGTTCGACGCCTTACTCCAGGCGTCCAGAGAACTGCTCGTCGAGGTCGGGTTCGAGTCGTTCACCTGTGAAGAGGTGGCGGCCAGGGCCGAGGTGCCGATCGGCACGCTGTATCAGTTCTTCGCCAACAAGTACGTCATCGTCTGCGAGCTGAATCGTCAAGACCTGGTGGCCGTTTCCCAGGAGCTGGCCGACTTCCACGGCGAGATCCCGTCACTGGACTGGCTGCGGCACATGAACCAGTTCGTCGACCACCTGGCCAACCTGTGGATGACCGACCCGTCTCGGCGAGAAGTTTGGCTTGCCATGCAATCCACGCCGTCCACCCGGGCCACCGGCGCGATTCACGAGAAGCAGTTCGCCGAGGTCGTGTCGCAGATGCTGCGTCCACTCACCCCGCGCACTCCGCGGGCACGGCGCACCATGATGGCCGAAGTGCTGGTGCACGTGGTCTATTCGATGCTGAACTTCTCGGTCCAGGATGAACAGAGCAGCGCGGAGGCGGTCGCCGAACTCAAGCGGCTGATGGTCGCCTACCTGCTCGTCGCGGAGAAGGAATCGCGTACCGGCAGCGAGAGGTAA
- a CDS encoding transglycosylase SLT domain-containing protein yields the protein MPDRRLSALRRPSLRETITVAVAAAGVVAVAASSAASVADNSVPSRIAMVSEQQPAAAPVAAPAPAAPAPATAPAPAAAPVAEAIPAPMPAPAPAAEPAPAPMPAPAPPVYPNNLDGWIRNALDIMRANNIPGSYDGIHRNILRESSGNPQAINLWDSNAAAGIPSKGLLQVIDPTFRSYHVEGTSWDIWDPVANIVAACNYAAHRYGSMDNVNSAY from the coding sequence ATGCCTGACAGACGCCTTTCCGCCCTTCGCCGTCCCTCCCTTCGCGAAACCATCACCGTCGCCGTCGCCGCCGCGGGTGTCGTGGCCGTGGCAGCCTCCTCCGCGGCATCCGTGGCCGACAACAGCGTCCCGTCTCGCATCGCCATGGTGTCCGAGCAGCAGCCTGCCGCCGCACCCGTGGCCGCACCCGCGCCCGCCGCCCCGGCTCCCGCCACCGCCCCGGCTCCCGCCGCCGCACCGGTCGCGGAGGCCATCCCCGCGCCCATGCCTGCTCCCGCGCCCGCCGCCGAGCCGGCCCCGGCGCCGATGCCCGCCCCGGCCCCACCGGTCTATCCGAACAATCTGGACGGCTGGATCCGCAACGCCCTCGACATCATGCGGGCGAACAACATCCCGGGCAGCTACGACGGCATCCACCGCAACATCCTGCGCGAGTCGTCCGGTAACCCGCAGGCCATCAACCTGTGGGACTCCAACGCCGCCGCCGGCATCCCGTCCAAGGGTCTGCTGCAGGTGATCGATCCGACCTTCCGCTCCTACCACGTCGAAGGCACCTCCTGGGACATCTGGGATCCGGTCGCCAACATCGTCGCCGCCTGCAACTACGCGGCGCACCGCTACGGCTCGATGGACAACGTCAACAGCGCGTACTGA
- a CDS encoding excalibur calcium-binding domain-containing protein, with protein MNVRRLTVSAAVAGLTLLAAPAALAAPPSGSAGTGSSAVDTGSGATGSANLSQTGSAGGAFANCDDARAAGRAPLVRGEPGFGPHLDPDGDGFACPTV; from the coding sequence ATGAACGTTCGTCGGCTCACCGTCAGCGCGGCCGTCGCGGGACTGACGCTTCTCGCGGCACCCGCCGCCCTAGCCGCCCCTCCGTCCGGTTCCGCCGGTACGGGCTCCTCGGCCGTCGACACCGGCTCCGGTGCCACCGGCTCGGCCAATCTGTCCCAAACCGGTTCGGCTGGTGGCGCCTTCGCCAACTGCGATGACGCCCGCGCCGCCGGACGGGCCCCGCTGGTCCGCGGGGAACCGGGTTTCGGCCCGCACCTGGATCCCGACGGCGACGGTTTCGCCTGCCCGACGGTCTGA